Proteins encoded within one genomic window of Acinetobacter sp. YWS30-1:
- a CDS encoding HAD family hydrolase — protein sequence MTIQAVLFDLDNTLTHRDLTTQAYSRYLAEYYASALAQIELEKIIEIVRRIDNGGYPKKELLTHGSIGASAAYALLQELSWVTPPDLDELAQFWFNQFGRFAVEMPQAGQVLKQLKTEGYRLAIVSNGGHETRLNTIRGLGIAEYFDEIVSSGLVGFNKPQPEIFQITAERLGVQPEKCLYIGDHPVNDIQGATAVGMHALWMQGFHPDAGHIQYKIQQLPEIFDHLQRLK from the coding sequence ATGACCATTCAAGCCGTTTTATTTGATCTCGACAATACCTTGACCCATCGTGATCTGACGACACAGGCCTATAGCCGTTATCTGGCGGAGTATTATGCTTCGGCACTAGCACAGATTGAACTTGAGAAAATTATCGAAATTGTACGACGCATTGATAATGGCGGTTATCCGAAAAAGGAATTGCTGACCCATGGCAGTATTGGCGCTTCAGCTGCCTATGCATTGTTGCAGGAATTATCCTGGGTGACTCCACCAGATCTAGATGAATTGGCGCAGTTCTGGTTCAACCAGTTTGGCCGTTTTGCCGTAGAGATGCCGCAAGCAGGGCAAGTATTAAAACAGCTTAAAACTGAAGGTTATCGCTTGGCCATTGTATCCAATGGCGGACATGAGACCCGATTAAATACCATTCGCGGTTTAGGTATTGCAGAGTATTTTGATGAGATTGTCAGTTCAGGATTGGTCGGCTTTAATAAACCGCAACCGGAAATTTTCCAGATTACCGCAGAGCGTTTAGGCGTGCAGCCAGAGAAGTGTCTATATATTGGTGATCATCCTGTCAATGATATTCAAGGCGCAACAGCCGTAGGTATGCATGCTTTGTGGATGCAAGGTTTCCATCCGGATGCCGGACATATTCAATATAAGATTCAGCAATTACCAGAAATCTTTGATCATTTGCAGCGGCTTAAGTAG
- a CDS encoding DUF421 domain-containing protein: protein MDWATIFINDTTWEFATEILLRCVVMYAMIILFLRLTGKRGVRQLSIFEVTIILALGSIAGDPMFTEDLPLIQAALIMSVIIFLYRLTTWLMMKFQWFEDLLEGKPIHIVEDGLLVIDEIKKGKMSHDEFFAEMRQQGIEHLGQVRLGLLETDGKFSILYFHPDDVRHGLPLFPKSCCIVKEVKPEELYACIYCGQVQHLKEAEQTCPRCHSHQWAKAMNSHRIT from the coding sequence ATGGACTGGGCCACCATATTTATAAATGATACGACCTGGGAATTTGCCACAGAAATTTTGCTGCGCTGTGTAGTGATGTACGCGATGATTATCCTGTTTCTGCGGCTGACAGGTAAACGTGGGGTACGACAACTTTCGATCTTTGAAGTCACCATCATTCTTGCTTTGGGTTCCATTGCCGGCGATCCGATGTTTACAGAAGATCTTCCCCTGATTCAGGCAGCACTGATCATGTCGGTGATCATTTTCCTGTATCGTCTGACCACCTGGCTCATGATGAAATTTCAATGGTTTGAAGACCTGCTCGAAGGCAAACCGATTCATATTGTGGAAGATGGTTTACTGGTCATTGATGAAATTAAAAAAGGCAAAATGTCTCATGATGAATTCTTTGCTGAGATGCGTCAGCAAGGCATTGAACATTTGGGTCAGGTGCGCCTAGGTTTACTGGAAACAGATGGTAAATTCAGTATTCTATATTTCCATCCAGATGATGTTCGGCATGGGCTCCCGCTTTTCCCTAAATCCTGCTGCATAGTCAAAGAAGTCAAGCCAGAAGAGCTTTATGCTTGTATTTATTGCGGTCAAGTCCAGCATTTAAAAGAAGCGGAACAAACTTGTCCACGCTGTCATTCTCACCAATGGGCAAAAGCCATGAATAGTCACCGGATTACTTAA